A segment of the Pseudomonadota bacterium genome:
ATCCACTTCCGCAGTGCCTTTCTTTGTTTTGGTTGACTCGGCATACTTATCGAAGGAGCCTTTAAGCACTGCCTCACGTGAGAAGATGGATGCAATCTCCGCCCAATGTTTCTCATATTCAGCATAAGTAAAATACAGGATGCGCCCGATTGCCGCCTTATCGGTTTTGTCGGGCTTTATACGGCAGTCATAGACGGCAAATTCTTCAAAATTTGTGAGTATGGAAAGGGGTAATTTAGCTGACCATGCATAACGTCTTAACTGGAATGATGAATCAAGGGCTTCTTTGATATGAATTGACGGCT
Coding sequences within it:
- a CDS encoding type I restriction enzyme HsdR N-terminal domain-containing protein encodes the protein MLSETIQLSDLIERYNRNAEAYRSTQYNETQLRREFLDPFFDTLGWDVENKNGYAEAYKDVVHEDAIKIGGVTKAPDYSFRIGGTRKFFVEAKKPSIHIKEALDSSFQLRRYAWSAKLPLSILTNFEEFAVYDCRIKPDKTDKAAIGRILYFTYAEYEKHWAEIASIFSREAVLKGSFDKYAESTKTKKGTAEVD